The genomic interval CTGGAGGAACGTCGGATAGAGATCCTGAGTCCCGTGCGAGATGAAATTCATCATCGCCATCAGGAGAACGAGGTATCCGAAGAGCTTCCCGTTCTTCACGACGGCGCGCCGATAGGAGGGCCAGTCCGTCCGCGTCCGCCGCCACGCCTCCGGCTCGACCACCTTCGCGCGGATGAAGAGCGACAGGAGCGCGGGGGCGCCCCCGAGGAAGAACAGGGCGCGCCACCCGAATCTCGGAAACACCGTTCCGTAGGCGACCGCCGCCAGGAGGAAACCGCACGCGTATCCCTCCTGCAGCAGTCCCGAGAGGAGCCCGCGCCATTTCGCGGGGACCGATTCCATCGCGAGCGAGGCGCCCACGCCCCACTCACCGCCCATCCCGATCCCGTAGAGCAGCCGCAGCACGAAGAAGGCCGTGTACGTCGGCGCGAACCCGGAGAGGACCTCGACCACCGAGTAGAAGACCACGTCGAGCATGAGCGGGAGCCGCCGGCCCCAACGGTCCGCCATCAGCCCGAATACGACGGCGCCGATCGGTCGCATCGCGAGGCTCGCGGTGAGCGTGAGCGCGACGTCCTTGATGCTCTTCCCGAAGTCGTGGGCGACGGGGATGAGGACGAACGTGAGGACGAAGAAATCGAACGCGTCGAGAGTCCACCCGAGGAAGCCGGCGATCAGCGCGTTGCGCGCGTTCGCGCGGGAGAGCGACGCCTCGGTCATCGCGGAACGGCGAGCGTCGGAAGACGGCGCATGCGCGCCGCGATTGTAATCCCGGCGAATTCGGCGCGGCGGCACGCGCGGGCCGCCCGGCCGGGCGGCGTATACTCGCGGCGTGACCCGCGGAACGATCTTCCTCGCGCTCTCCGCGATCGGGCTCGCGACGGTGCTCGGAGGGGCCGCGGGCCGCCGGTCGGGGGGCGACGTCTCGTCCGCCGCGCTCGGCGAATACGCGCAGCTCGTTTCGACCGCCGAGTCGTGGAACGCCGCGAAAGTTCCCGCCGAGAAGCTCGTCTACGCCTCGATCCACGGGATGCTCTCTTCTCTCGATCCTCACACCGCGTTCCTCGAGCCCGACGACTTCTCCTCCCTGGAAGAGCGCCACCAGGGCTCCTACTTCGGAATCGGCATCACGATGCAGCGGCGCCAGGGACGCGTCACCGTGATGGCGGTGACGCAGGGGACCCCGGCCTGGAAGATCGGGCTGCGGACCGGCGACGTGATCACCGGAATCGACGGAGAGAGCGTCGACGACAGCTGGGACACGCGGCGCGTTTCCGAGCACGTCCGGGGTCCGCGGGGAACGCCGGTTCGGCTCACGATCCACCGGCCGGGACTCGCGGAGCCGATCACCGTGACCGTCACGCGGGACGAAATTCCGCAGAACTCCGTCCGCCACGCTTTCCTCGTCGGCGACGGCGCCGGCTACGTCCAGCTCGCCGAATTCACGCAGACGTCGGCCTCCGAGGTCTCCCGCGCGATCGAGAAACTCGAGCGGGACGGCATGAAACGGCTCGTCCTGGATCTCCGGGGCAATCCGGGAGGCGTCCTCGATCCCGCGCTCGCGATCGCGGACGTCTTCCTGAAGAAGGGCCAGACGATCGTGACCACGCGCGGCCGGATCCCGTCCGCCGACCGCGACTACGCCGCCGCGGGACGCGCGCGCCGCTTCGAAGGCCCTCTCGTCGTGCTGATCAACCGCGGATCCGCGTCCGCCTCCGAGATCGTCGCGGGCGCGGTGCAGGACCACGACCGCGGGCTGATCCTCGGAACGACGTCATGGGGAAAAGGCCTGGTCCAGGGGGTCTACCCGGTTTCGTACGGGGCGGGCCTCGCCCTCACGACCGCGAAGTACTTCACCCCTTCGGGCCGCTGGATCCAGCGGGACTATTCCGACCTCTCGGCGTACCTCCTGCCGGACATCCACGATGAGGCCGCTCCGGACGCCGCGAAGAAGAACGGGAAGCTCTTCTCGACCGACGCCGGCCGCCCGGTCTACGCGGCCGGCGGGATCACACCCGACGAGATCGTCCCGGCGCCGAAGCCATCTCCGTTCGCGCGGCGGCTGCAGGCACACGGAGTCTTCTTCAACTTCGCCGTGGACTACCTCGCCCGCCATCCCGACGTGGCGCGAGGCTTCTCGGTCGATCCGGCGGTGAGGGAGGAGCTCTTCCGGTTCGTCGAGAGCCAGGGAATCGAGAAGGCGGAGGCGGCGCGCTCGGAGTATCTCGCCGACCCGTCGCGCTCCCGGATCGACGCCGAGATCGCGCAGGACGTCCTGTCGTCGAAGTTCGGGCCCGACGAGGGGTGGAAGAGCTGGCTGCGTTCCGACATCCAGATGGAGCGTGCGCTCGCGTCGTTTCCCCAGGCGGAACGGCTCGCGAACCTGAAGCCCGGGTCCATCTCCCGCAGCTGAGAACCCGGTGCGGCGACGCATCGAGCGATTCGGGCGCCGACCGCCCGCGTCGCGACGGATCGCCGGTCACCGGCCGCGGCCGAACGCTCCGACGTTCTCCGCCACCCGCACGGTCGAGAGCTGTTCCCATCCCGCCACGGTGAGCCGTTTCCCGTCGGGGGAGATCCCGAAAGACTCGTTCGCCACTTCCGGGTCGAAGGCGCCGAACGGCCGGAGGGTCTCGCTCGTGTCGCGCGCGGGATCGAAGTCCTGACGGTAGAGTCCGTACGCGCCGTGTTCGTCCTGGCCGACGAATACGACCGTCTTGCCGTCCGGCGTCCATCGGACTCGCCCGACCGAAGTCGACGCATACCCTTTCCGGATTTCGAGTCGAGCGAGGAACGGCGTCGGTTTCCCGTCCGAGAGCCGACAGACGTGGACGGAGCAGCGCGCCGGATCGTCGTTGACCCGATAGGCGACGTACGCCCCGTCCGGGGAGGTCTCCGGATACGCGATCGTGACCGACCGAACGAGCCGCGTCGCGTCGCTCCCGTCGGGCCGGATCTTCCAGAGGCCGAGCTTTTCCGAACCGAACGAGGCGTACGCGATCCATCGGCCGTCCGGCGTCTCCGTCGGATTCTCGGCGTCCACGCCGTCCCGGGTGATCTGTCGGGCGCCGGTGCCGTCCGGTTCGGCCGACCAGACCTCGAACGGGCCTCCGCGGTTCGAGCTCCACAGCACGTGCTTCCCGTCGGGGGCGAAGGCCGGGTCCCAGTCGTCGGCCGGATCGTCCGTCAGGCGGCGCATCGTTCCGGAGGCCGGAGCGATCTTCCAGAGATCGAGGTTGCCGCTCCGGTTCGAGGAAAAAATCAGCCAGGCGCCGTCGGGCGAATAGGCCGGTTGACGGTCGTCG from Thermoanaerobaculia bacterium carries:
- a CDS encoding MFS transporter: MTEASLSRANARNALIAGFLGWTLDAFDFFVLTFVLIPVAHDFGKSIKDVALTLTASLAMRPIGAVVFGLMADRWGRRLPLMLDVVFYSVVEVLSGFAPTYTAFFVLRLLYGIGMGGEWGVGASLAMESVPAKWRGLLSGLLQEGYACGFLLAAVAYGTVFPRFGWRALFFLGGAPALLSLFIRAKVVEPEAWRRTRTDWPSYRRAVVKNGKLFGYLVLLMAMMNFISHGTQDLYPTFLQKQRHYDPRWTAAVTAIAMIGAIAGGLLFGHVSDRWGRRRTMVAAIGGAILLIPLWIAAPAPGLVLAGAFGMQFMVQGAWGIIPAHINELSPPSLRGFFPGFAYQLGVLCASSVGYVEAVLAEHLTYAQSMGLLAGAVLFLGAVVVAVG
- a CDS encoding S41 family peptidase, which codes for MTRGTIFLALSAIGLATVLGGAAGRRSGGDVSSAALGEYAQLVSTAESWNAAKVPAEKLVYASIHGMLSSLDPHTAFLEPDDFSSLEERHQGSYFGIGITMQRRQGRVTVMAVTQGTPAWKIGLRTGDVITGIDGESVDDSWDTRRVSEHVRGPRGTPVRLTIHRPGLAEPITVTVTRDEIPQNSVRHAFLVGDGAGYVQLAEFTQTSASEVSRAIEKLERDGMKRLVLDLRGNPGGVLDPALAIADVFLKKGQTIVTTRGRIPSADRDYAAAGRARRFEGPLVVLINRGSASASEIVAGAVQDHDRGLILGTTSWGKGLVQGVYPVSYGAGLALTTAKYFTPSGRWIQRDYSDLSAYLLPDIHDEAAPDAAKKNGKLFSTDAGRPVYAAGGITPDEIVPAPKPSPFARRLQAHGVFFNFAVDYLARHPDVARGFSVDPAVREELFRFVESQGIEKAEAARSEYLADPSRSRIDAEIAQDVLSSKFGPDEGWKSWLRSDIQMERALASFPQAERLANLKPGSISRS